The Herbaspirillum sp. RTI4 genome has a segment encoding these proteins:
- a CDS encoding DUF4148 domain-containing protein codes for MNVKKLIVATTIAIAAGSAFAGTAVTQGEVGFNNATYPVIAQTATPLTREQVQAELLTARADGELSYTNATYPLQAQATAPLTRAEVKAELKESQQHSANNVYGAGGYLGA; via the coding sequence ATGAACGTCAAAAAATTAATCGTTGCCACTACTATTGCTATCGCTGCCGGTTCTGCTTTTGCTGGCACTGCTGTTACTCAGGGCGAGGTCGGCTTCAATAATGCCACTTATCCTGTGATCGCACAGACAGCCACACCGTTGACCCGCGAACAAGTCCAGGCAGAGCTGTTGACTGCCCGCGCTGATGGCGAGTTGAGCTACACCAATGCAACCTACCCGCTTCAGGCACAAGCCACCGCGCCACTGACACGCGCTGAAGTCAAGGCCGAGCTGAAAGAGTCACAACAACATAGCGCTAACAACGTTTATGGCGCCGGCGGTTATCTGGGTGCGTAA